A section of the Harmonia axyridis chromosome 2, icHarAxyr1.1, whole genome shotgun sequence genome encodes:
- the LOC123673487 gene encoding rhythmically expressed gene 2 protein-like, whose protein sequence is MCIRKVFPYRLITFDVTNTILKFTANIGKTYGDIGEKHGVKCDTNELTECFKLQFKKMCNERPNFGSNTGFSWEKWWRSVVFDTFRSCRSDIPDSRLEKISEELIEVYKTKSCWKPASGAVELLNYLNDRGVTLGVISNSDPRLHEILNNLRMYSYFKFVLTSYEVGYSKPDKRIFERAMTKSTLKNLCNEQCLHIGDNFEFDYVGARSLNWNSFLINRKNTSNSKNNSISDDNLFVDLKSLKKDFEDKWKNYHVPNN, encoded by the coding sequence ATGTGTATACGAAAAGTTTTTCCATATCGTTTAATAACCTTTGACGTGACTAACACCATACTCAAATTTACGGCAAACATCGGAAAAACCTATGGTGACATTGGAGAAAAGCACGGAGTGAAATGTGATACAAATGAACTAACAGAGTGTTTCAAACTTCAATTTAAGAAAATGTGCAATGAAAGACCCAACTTTGGTAGCAATACGGGTTTTTCATGGGAGAAATGGTGGAGGAGCGTAGTCTTCGATACATTCAGAAGTTGCCGAAGTGATATTCCTGATTCAAGACTGGAAAAGATTTCTGAAGAACTGATTGAAGTATACAAAACGAAATCCTGTTGGAAACCCGCCTCTGGTGCAGTGGAACTTTTGAACTACTTGAACGACAGAGGCGTAACATTGGGTGTCATATCCAATTCAGATCCGAGATTGCATGAGATTCTGAACAATCTTAGaatgtattcatatttcaaattcgTTCTTACATCTTATGAAGTTGGTTATTCGAAACCAGATAAACGTATTTTTGAGAGGGCCATGACAAAATCAACGTTGAAAAATTTGTGTAATGAGCAATGTCTTCATATTGGAGATAATTTTGAGTTTGATTATGTGGGAGCAAGAAGTCTTAATTGGAATTCATTTCTTATAAATAGGAAAAATACGtcgaattcaaaaaataattctatttCTGACGATAATCTATTTGTTGATTTAAAGAGTTTGAAAAAAGACTTTGAAGATAAATGGAAAAACTATCACGTgccaaataattaa